In Candidatus Flexicrinis affinis, the following are encoded in one genomic region:
- a CDS encoding cyclic nucleotide-binding domain-containing protein: MRDPQLIAALQRLPIFSSLPDYQLARVAGIAHITRHNPGDIIFRQWEVARGFYMLLSGAGQLIQQGQDGGQRVLANVQPNQFFNDAALTQELVEQATFVIVQTSVLLHIPREAYRALPTGAPQPQAPIPSPNVSRSNPPAAPAPSSTPPQQDRPFNPMPSAQQQPAQPPNQSPVTRPPEPSPNRSTVPTRFQEKRPTWLNPGETLRLMIHRHWWVMVRAAFLPALILAAMIVGAILSPVPVVSIVLVGLAVVIPGGLLIYIYFDWRNDWLVITDERVLRVEQQVARFSVETKEVGLLSVQAVLATLRPGDPVSRVLRYGDVIISTAGSAGNISMDFVPNPGRVKDYLFRQRDMKAVQAGVTLPGQQQVDHNDPLTFPPDDTGRRITPAVTGGGLFSMQYVNQRGEQVYRRHLMVWARHIFWPILFILGCLFVLFFGGRIEALADLGVIASIGGFIGLVIGAIWLYLADWDWRNDLYIIGDQVITLLSRSPLLLQFREDQILIQRIHNIEAETTGLLRSLLDYGDVRLLLLGDETPKVFRDVPGPVGVREEISRRQRIAKEIEQQVDEQRRMESLMNRMREQGMLPQQQQGGAQQPANPNPQQPPASPSGQPPMRSQTPPIPRRRV; the protein is encoded by the coding sequence ATGCGTGATCCACAGCTTATCGCGGCGCTGCAGCGGCTGCCGATTTTCTCCAGCCTGCCCGACTACCAGTTAGCGCGGGTGGCGGGGATTGCCCATATCACGCGCCACAACCCCGGCGACATCATCTTCCGGCAGTGGGAAGTCGCGCGCGGGTTTTATATGCTGCTCTCCGGTGCCGGCCAGCTCATCCAGCAGGGGCAGGACGGCGGCCAGCGCGTTTTGGCGAACGTGCAGCCCAATCAGTTCTTCAACGATGCGGCGCTGACGCAGGAGTTGGTCGAGCAGGCGACGTTCGTGATCGTGCAGACGTCGGTGCTGCTGCACATCCCACGCGAGGCATATAGGGCGCTGCCGACCGGTGCCCCACAGCCGCAAGCGCCGATACCCTCGCCCAACGTCTCTCGCAGCAATCCGCCGGCGGCCCCTGCGCCGTCGAGCACGCCACCACAGCAAGATCGTCCGTTCAACCCCATGCCTTCGGCGCAGCAGCAGCCGGCCCAGCCGCCGAATCAAAGCCCGGTGACCCGCCCGCCGGAACCCAGCCCGAACCGTTCGACCGTCCCGACCCGGTTTCAGGAGAAGCGCCCGACGTGGCTCAACCCCGGCGAGACGCTCCGCCTGATGATCCACCGTCACTGGTGGGTGATGGTGCGGGCGGCCTTTCTGCCCGCGCTCATCCTCGCCGCAATGATCGTCGGCGCGATCCTCAGCCCGGTGCCGGTGGTCTCGATCGTGTTGGTCGGCCTCGCTGTGGTCATCCCCGGCGGCCTGCTGATCTACATCTACTTCGACTGGCGCAACGATTGGCTCGTCATCACCGACGAGCGCGTGCTGCGCGTGGAGCAGCAGGTGGCGCGCTTCAGCGTGGAGACCAAAGAGGTCGGCTTGCTGAGCGTGCAGGCCGTGCTGGCGACGCTGCGCCCCGGCGACCCGGTCTCGCGCGTCCTGCGCTACGGTGACGTCATCATCAGCACGGCAGGCAGCGCCGGCAACATCAGCATGGACTTCGTGCCTAACCCGGGCCGCGTCAAAGACTACCTGTTCCGCCAGCGCGACATGAAGGCGGTGCAGGCCGGCGTCACGCTGCCGGGCCAGCAGCAGGTCGACCACAATGACCCGCTGACGTTCCCGCCGGACGACACCGGACGCCGCATTACGCCGGCGGTCACCGGCGGCGGACTGTTCTCGATGCAGTACGTCAATCAGCGCGGCGAGCAGGTGTACCGGCGGCATCTGATGGTGTGGGCGCGCCATATTTTCTGGCCGATCCTGTTCATCCTCGGCTGCCTGTTCGTGCTGTTCTTCGGCGGACGCATCGAGGCGTTGGCCGACCTCGGCGTCATCGCGTCGATCGGCGGATTCATCGGGCTGGTGATCGGCGCGATCTGGCTGTACTTGGCAGACTGGGACTGGCGCAACGACCTGTACATCATCGGCGATCAGGTGATTACGCTGCTCTCACGCAGCCCGCTGCTGCTGCAGTTCCGCGAAGACCAGATCCTCATCCAGCGCATCCACAACATCGAGGCGGAGACGACCGGCCTGCTGCGCAGCTTGCTCGATTACGGCGACGTGCGCTTGCTGCTGCTGGGCGACGAAACGCCGAAGGTTTTCCGCGACGTGCCGGGGCCGGTCGGCGTGCGCGAGGAGATCAGCCGCCGCCAGCGTATCGCCAAAGAGATCGAGCAGCAGGTCGATGAGCAGCGGCGGATGGAGTCGTTGATGAACCGCATGCGCGAGCAGGGGATGCTGCCACAGCAGCAGCAAGGCGGCGCGCAGCAGCCGGCGAACCCAAACCCGCAGCAGCCTCCGGCGTCACCGTCCGGTCAACCGCCGATGAGGAGCCAGACTCCGCCGATTCCCCGCCGCCGAGTCTAA
- a CDS encoding carbohydrate kinase family protein, with product MGSHIPLAGLINIETTLRVERFPVEYAPARYPFFGVGSSVSGVGYNVAKALTTLGHPVTFLALIGRDAAGELVRGALAQAGIDGAHVRADLDATPQSVILYDSEGKRSIFVDLKDIQERAYPAEPAASALTGAGLAVLCNVNFTRPMLAQARALGVPVATDVHAIGDLDDAYNRDYMAAASVLFQSHENLPCSPGAWIERLWAHYRTPLAVVGMGADGALLGVLESRQIAHVPAVTTRPVVNTIGAGDALFSAFIHGVVRGSDPLTALRKAVVFASYKIGVAGAADGFLDAPALDRLCG from the coding sequence ATCGGATCCCACATCCCCCTCGCCGGCCTGATCAACATCGAGACGACGCTGCGGGTCGAGCGGTTCCCGGTCGAGTACGCCCCGGCGCGCTACCCGTTCTTCGGCGTCGGCAGCAGCGTCTCCGGCGTGGGCTACAACGTCGCTAAGGCGCTCACCACGCTCGGGCATCCGGTCACGTTCCTCGCGCTGATCGGGCGGGACGCCGCCGGCGAACTCGTGCGCGGGGCGCTGGCGCAGGCTGGCATCGACGGGGCGCACGTCCGCGCCGACCTCGACGCCACGCCACAGTCGGTCATCCTCTACGACTCCGAGGGCAAGCGCTCGATCTTCGTCGATCTGAAAGACATTCAGGAGCGCGCGTATCCGGCAGAACCGGCGGCGTCGGCGCTGACGGGCGCGGGGCTGGCCGTGCTGTGCAACGTCAACTTCACGCGGCCGATGCTGGCGCAGGCGCGGGCGCTCGGCGTGCCGGTCGCCACCGACGTGCACGCCATCGGCGACCTCGACGACGCCTACAACCGCGACTACATGGCCGCCGCGTCGGTCCTGTTCCAAAGCCACGAGAATCTGCCGTGTTCGCCGGGGGCATGGATCGAACGGCTGTGGGCGCATTATCGCACGCCGCTGGCGGTCGTCGGCATGGGGGCGGACGGCGCGCTGCTCGGCGTGCTGGAGTCTCGGCAGATCGCGCACGTGCCGGCGGTGACGACCCGCCCGGTGGTCAACACCATCGGCGCCGGGGATGCGCTGTTCTCGGCGTTCATACACGGCGTGGTCAGGGGGAGCGATCCGCTCACGGCGCTGCGCAAGGCGGTGGTGTTCGCGTCGTACAAGATCGGCGTGGCCGGGGCCGCGGACGGCTTTCTCGACGCGCCGGCGCTGGACAGGCTGTGCGGCTAG
- a CDS encoding SUMF1/EgtB/PvdO family nonheme iron enzyme — MSRYQYSGRRRGGGAWQWTIIGLVLGFGCAVVLVLAGLTLGVLALDFSGQAVAARPSQTPFIITASPDPNAQAAVPSQTPFIITATPDISSIATLPSGVLFPTDTLAPVATDTLAPAPTTQASPETQQSTGGTTDPAATSAPLEGGVPPQLAAVASQLVPVEGGTFTMGTFPAEVAQAVRECGDQGGACQTSDADDSLPAHDVTVDSFLIEATEVSYAQYVAFLNYLRSQGRDHRNGCGTTVPQRCTDTQEENANTYITSDPANYFLSIDLIANTPVVYVTWYGADSYCRALGRRLPTEAEWERAARGVSNTLYPWGNEWNPDNANTSGSTDAPNVPVDVQSYPGGRSAFGVYNMAGNAAEWVSDWYSPTYYGQSGGTSNPTGPLTGVERVLRGGSFAFRPFFARAVHRLNRAPDQKLAYSGFRCAADANGASLDSVGFGAAVTTQPNPVATVQPFQPVGTVDPASLGSIGDTTTGAQPTLAVTAQP, encoded by the coding sequence ATGTCACGCTATCAATACTCAGGGCGGCGGCGCGGCGGCGGCGCGTGGCAGTGGACGATCATCGGCCTCGTGCTCGGGTTCGGCTGCGCGGTCGTGCTTGTGCTGGCCGGCCTGACGCTGGGCGTGCTGGCGCTCGATTTCAGCGGTCAGGCGGTTGCGGCGCGCCCGTCGCAGACTCCGTTCATCATCACGGCCTCGCCCGACCCCAACGCCCAAGCCGCAGTGCCAAGCCAGACGCCGTTCATCATCACCGCCACGCCGGACATCAGCTCGATCGCGACGCTGCCGTCGGGCGTGCTGTTCCCGACCGATACGCTCGCGCCGGTCGCCACCGATACGTTAGCCCCCGCCCCGACGACGCAGGCCTCGCCCGAAACGCAGCAGTCGACCGGCGGGACGACCGACCCCGCCGCGACCAGCGCGCCGTTGGAAGGCGGTGTGCCGCCGCAGTTGGCCGCCGTCGCTTCGCAGCTTGTGCCCGTCGAAGGCGGTACGTTCACGATGGGGACGTTCCCGGCCGAAGTGGCGCAAGCGGTGCGCGAGTGCGGCGATCAGGGCGGCGCATGCCAGACCAGCGACGCCGACGACTCGCTGCCGGCGCACGACGTCACCGTCGACAGCTTCCTGATCGAAGCGACCGAGGTGAGCTACGCGCAGTACGTCGCATTCCTCAATTACCTGCGCTCGCAGGGCCGCGATCATCGCAACGGGTGCGGCACGACCGTCCCGCAGCGCTGCACCGACACACAGGAAGAGAACGCCAACACGTACATCACGTCCGATCCGGCCAACTACTTCCTCAGCATCGACCTGATCGCCAATACGCCGGTCGTGTACGTGACATGGTACGGCGCGGATTCCTACTGCCGCGCCTTGGGCCGCCGTCTGCCGACCGAGGCCGAGTGGGAACGCGCCGCGCGCGGCGTCAGCAATACGCTGTACCCGTGGGGCAACGAGTGGAACCCGGACAACGCCAACACGTCCGGCTCGACGGATGCGCCCAACGTGCCGGTCGACGTGCAGTCGTATCCGGGCGGACGCAGTGCCTTCGGCGTATACAATATGGCCGGCAACGCCGCCGAGTGGGTGTCCGACTGGTATTCGCCGACGTACTACGGGCAGTCGGGCGGCACGTCCAACCCGACCGGTCCGCTGACCGGTGTCGAGCGCGTGCTGCGCGGCGGATCGTTCGCGTTCCGGCCGTTCTTCGCCCGCGCCGTGCACCGCCTGAACCGCGCGCCGGATCAGAAGCTGGCGTACTCGGGCTTCCGCTGTGCGGCCGACGCCAACGGCGCCAGCCTTGACAGCGTTGGCTTTGGCGCGGCGGTCACCACGCAGCCCAATCCGGTTGCGACCGTTCAGCCGTTCCAGCCGGTCGGCACGGTCGATCCGGCCAGCTTGGGCAGCATCGGCGACACCACCACCGGCGCTCAGCCCACGCTTGCGGTGACGGCGCAGCCGTAG
- a CDS encoding serine/threonine protein kinase, with protein sequence MEAQHELRGVAQIVCEQLGLRLDKYIAKGAFKETYSVYSSRGEHFALKVYMNEARSEREEREVEAMQRCDHPNIAKCTKIGQVSQYGRLYSYLLEDFIDGGRLTDRIAKAYLSVNELIEIGVPLIDALGHIASHNLVHRDLKPDNILFGSDGQSPVITDFGLVRDLSATSLTHTWYNRGPGTPYYASPEQLNNEKHMLDWRSDQFGLGVTLTMCATGVHPYGEAGDTSMSAVVDLVSQRRGPSQTFMDWTQRTGLDALAKMVSPYPADRFRRAADLSIAWLKQQKAR encoded by the coding sequence ATGGAAGCACAACATGAACTTCGGGGCGTTGCCCAAATCGTTTGCGAGCAACTCGGGCTCAGACTTGACAAGTATATAGCAAAGGGCGCCTTTAAGGAGACTTATTCAGTATATTCCTCGCGTGGTGAGCACTTCGCATTGAAAGTCTACATGAATGAGGCTCGCTCGGAACGGGAAGAGCGGGAAGTTGAAGCAATGCAGCGCTGTGATCATCCGAACATCGCTAAGTGCACAAAGATCGGCCAAGTCTCACAGTATGGCAGGTTATACTCGTATCTACTTGAAGACTTCATAGATGGTGGCCGGCTGACAGACAGGATTGCGAAGGCCTATCTCTCAGTTAATGAACTTATAGAGATTGGTGTTCCGTTAATTGATGCACTAGGACATATTGCCTCACACAATCTGGTTCATCGCGATCTCAAACCAGACAATATTCTGTTCGGCTCAGATGGTCAATCTCCAGTCATAACTGATTTCGGTCTCGTGCGCGACCTCAGCGCGACGTCACTGACTCACACCTGGTACAATCGCGGGCCTGGAACACCGTATTATGCCTCCCCGGAACAGCTCAATAACGAAAAGCATATGCTTGATTGGAGATCAGATCAGTTTGGGCTAGGTGTAACACTCACCATGTGCGCCACTGGTGTACATCCTTACGGCGAAGCGGGAGACACTAGCATGTCAGCAGTTGTTGACCTAGTGTCCCAAAGACGCGGGCCAAGTCAGACGTTTATGGACTGGACACAGAGGACTGGTCTAGACGCTTTGGCCAAGATGGTTTCGCCTTATCCCGCAGATAGGTTCCGCAGGGCCGCTGACCTTTCGATCGCTTGGCTGAAACAGCAAAAGGCGAGATGA
- a CDS encoding SUMF1/EgtB/PvdO family nonheme iron enzyme — translation MAQFFVSYSRVDETFTKEFVSLLQNDLAPAPTHYVWYDRYLTGTQVWWQEILRQIAAADVFIYLLSNESVTSPYCQAEFEEARRLQKIVLTVQVRDRTRLSDELADLQYVDMKQGIMHGPSVARLAAAVNLALANAAAHTEPPPPLWDHATPKPDIPDEPPRPTDTQDVETPQLEAKRTGTHAQVAVEPAPPEQARAEPHPVEASRRGGWLMFAFLAVIVLVVAVETVRQNPDLLASLGLAGGEPQPEHPGEFPEMTFAGVARNREWEPIIREIDGVPMALVPVGCFEMGMEGFYEDEVPITPVCFDTPFWIDVTEVTQEQFGAWGGEQEEPPAFGGEIRPVEQISWYEAVEFCEMRDARLPTEAEWEYAARGPESWVFPWGNEFVPELVIFAETSGDRTAPVGTRPEGASWVGALDMAGNVWEWTYTLHWEYPYDRDDGRETDSDDDPHGSRTKRGGSWQDGSPEDLRAAIRYGEDPFSYENTVGFRCVRDF, via the coding sequence ATGGCACAGTTCTTTGTGAGCTACAGCCGGGTGGACGAGACGTTCACGAAAGAGTTTGTCTCGCTCCTGCAGAACGACCTTGCTCCAGCACCGACTCATTACGTGTGGTACGACCGATACCTGACCGGCACGCAGGTATGGTGGCAGGAGATCCTCAGGCAGATCGCCGCGGCGGACGTGTTCATCTACCTGCTCTCCAACGAGTCGGTGACGTCGCCGTATTGTCAGGCGGAATTTGAGGAAGCGCGCCGCCTGCAGAAGATCGTCCTGACCGTGCAAGTGCGCGACCGCACGCGGCTGTCCGACGAGCTGGCCGACTTGCAGTACGTGGACATGAAGCAGGGCATCATGCACGGGCCGTCCGTGGCGCGCCTTGCCGCCGCCGTGAACCTCGCGCTGGCGAACGCCGCCGCACATACCGAACCGCCACCGCCGCTGTGGGACCACGCCACCCCCAAGCCAGACATCCCTGACGAACCGCCGCGCCCGACCGACACGCAGGACGTCGAGACGCCCCAACTCGAGGCCAAACGCACCGGGACGCACGCGCAGGTCGCCGTCGAGCCAGCGCCGCCGGAACAAGCGCGCGCTGAACCGCACCCGGTTGAAGCGTCACGCCGGGGTGGCTGGCTGATGTTCGCGTTCCTCGCCGTGATCGTGCTGGTCGTCGCCGTCGAGACGGTCAGGCAGAACCCGGACCTGCTGGCGTCGCTCGGACTGGCCGGCGGTGAGCCGCAGCCCGAACACCCCGGCGAATTCCCGGAGATGACGTTCGCCGGCGTGGCACGCAATCGCGAGTGGGAGCCGATCATCCGCGAGATCGACGGCGTGCCGATGGCGCTTGTGCCGGTGGGATGCTTCGAGATGGGCATGGAAGGTTTCTATGAGGACGAAGTCCCCATCACGCCGGTGTGCTTCGATACCCCGTTCTGGATTGACGTCACGGAGGTGACGCAGGAGCAATTCGGTGCGTGGGGTGGCGAACAGGAAGAACCGCCTGCCTTCGGCGGCGAGATACGCCCGGTCGAACAGATTTCGTGGTATGAGGCGGTCGAGTTCTGCGAGATGCGCGATGCACGCCTGCCCACCGAGGCCGAGTGGGAATACGCCGCGCGCGGGCCGGAAAGCTGGGTGTTCCCGTGGGGTAACGAGTTCGTCCCGGAGCTGGTCATCTTTGCCGAGACGTCCGGCGACCGCACGGCGCCGGTCGGGACCCGGCCAGAAGGCGCGTCGTGGGTCGGGGCGCTCGACATGGCGGGAAACGTATGGGAGTGGACGTATACCCTGCATTGGGAGTATCCGTACGACCGCGACGATGGCCGGGAAACCGATTCGGACGACGATCCGCACGGTTCGCGAACGAAACGCGGCGGGTCGTGGCAGGACGGCTCGCCGGAGGATTTGCGTGCGGCGATCCGCTACGGCGAGGACCCGTTCAGCTATGAGAATACGGTCGGCTTCCGCTGCGTGCGCGACTTCTAG
- a CDS encoding CSLREA domain-containing protein: MRSAILVWLLLLSLVVPVAGQSPRVVFVVDSTKDKADDNPGDGTCADSKGRCTLRAAIMEANALAGDDQITLPAGTYLLTKDASDETGGDLDITDGVTITGDDPATTIIDASGLTTPDRAVHIDAALAVSLVNLTITGGNVVDNGGGILTESVTSLTSVVLTGNTAGEGGGVKCISCGGLTLQGVRLYKNTVTGGGGGLYVESSLLFADTVVIADNTSEGSSGGASLFGVQANINRLTLDGNTAVFDGGGLRADTTLMTATDLLVTGNTSQNHAGGIELYNSDVQIVDALFTHNTTAINGGSIYVGSSSVSLARVSILDSVAANGGGLHASFSDVAVINSTIARNSATAGGAIFIQNPPTETKSFGLLNSTIYSNTITGGAVDEAGGIDAEFLRDGTLTLYNTILAGNGSRECIGTLTSMGGNLLPTSDATCTFAAQLSDTTGVTDPQLNPVILDAPTGLAAIYAPQPAGAASNAGDNATCLNIDQRQLARPNNGANPCDVGAVEGMAVTPLVNGSMEDGDDDGVPDGWTGSDLSGDKVKCNKVDKTFAVLDACAMRFKDSTGKLKQTVTLPVAYTGALEFGALIDTGSTLVSKPVKITAKDAAGDTLFKAHLEPESPTYGYEVIKATTSIGTDISEIKVIVKYGEDSGKMYVDAVWVWPALGPVPRATMERGAILPPPAAPDGFRGNN, from the coding sequence ATGCGTTCCGCCATCCTCGTCTGGCTGCTGCTTCTCTCGCTGGTCGTACCCGTGGCCGGACAATCGCCGCGCGTGGTGTTCGTGGTCGATTCGACCAAGGACAAAGCGGACGACAATCCCGGCGACGGCACCTGTGCCGACTCGAAAGGCCGGTGTACCCTACGCGCCGCCATCATGGAGGCCAACGCGCTGGCCGGTGACGATCAGATCACGCTGCCGGCCGGCACGTATCTGCTGACCAAGGATGCGTCTGACGAAACCGGCGGCGATCTCGACATCACCGACGGCGTGACCATCACCGGCGACGACCCGGCGACGACGATCATCGACGCCAGCGGATTAACGACGCCCGATCGCGCCGTCCACATCGACGCGGCCTTGGCCGTGTCGCTCGTCAACCTGACGATCACCGGCGGCAACGTCGTTGACAACGGCGGCGGCATCCTCACCGAGAGCGTGACCTCCCTCACGAGCGTCGTTCTGACGGGAAACACGGCCGGCGAAGGGGGCGGCGTCAAGTGCATTTCGTGCGGCGGTCTCACGCTGCAAGGCGTGCGCCTGTACAAGAACACGGTGACCGGCGGCGGCGGCGGGTTATACGTCGAAAGCAGCTTGCTGTTCGCAGATACGGTCGTTATTGCGGACAACACGTCCGAGGGCTCCAGCGGAGGCGCGTCGCTGTTCGGCGTACAAGCCAACATCAACCGGCTCACCCTCGACGGCAATACGGCTGTGTTCGACGGGGGCGGCCTCCGCGCCGATACCACGCTAATGACCGCAACCGACCTGCTCGTCACCGGAAACACATCGCAAAATCACGCGGGCGGAATTGAACTGTACAACTCGGACGTCCAGATCGTCGATGCGCTGTTTACCCACAATACGACGGCCATCAACGGCGGCTCGATCTACGTGGGCAGCAGTTCAGTCAGCTTGGCCCGGGTGAGCATTTTGGACAGCGTAGCCGCGAACGGCGGCGGTTTGCATGCCAGCTTCAGCGATGTCGCCGTCATCAACTCGACCATCGCGCGCAACTCGGCCACCGCCGGCGGCGCGATCTTTATCCAAAACCCGCCCACTGAGACGAAGTCGTTTGGGCTCCTGAACAGCACAATCTATTCGAACACGATCACAGGCGGCGCAGTGGACGAAGCGGGCGGCATCGACGCCGAGTTCCTGCGCGACGGCACGCTCACGCTGTATAACACGATCCTTGCCGGCAACGGATCGCGCGAGTGCATCGGCACGCTGACCAGCATGGGCGGCAACCTGCTGCCGACCTCCGACGCGACGTGCACGTTTGCCGCGCAGCTTAGCGACACCACCGGCGTGACCGATCCCCAGCTCAACCCGGTGATCCTCGACGCCCCGACCGGTCTCGCTGCGATCTATGCACCGCAGCCCGCCGGTGCGGCCAGCAACGCCGGAGACAATGCGACCTGCCTGAATATCGATCAACGCCAGCTTGCCCGTCCGAACAACGGAGCGAATCCGTGCGATGTCGGCGCTGTCGAAGGGATGGCCGTCACACCGCTAGTCAACGGCAGCATGGAGGACGGCGATGACGACGGCGTGCCGGATGGGTGGACGGGAAGCGACCTAAGCGGCGACAAGGTCAAATGCAACAAAGTTGACAAGACCTTCGCGGTGCTCGACGCATGCGCGATGCGGTTCAAGGATTCTACCGGCAAGCTCAAGCAGACGGTCACGCTGCCCGTCGCATATACGGGCGCGCTGGAGTTCGGCGCGCTGATCGACACCGGCTCGACTCTCGTCTCCAAGCCGGTCAAGATTACGGCCAAAGATGCCGCCGGCGACACGTTGTTCAAAGCACACCTTGAGCCGGAAAGCCCGACCTACGGCTATGAGGTGATCAAGGCGACCACGTCGATTGGCACCGACATCAGCGAGATCAAGGTGATCGTCAAGTACGGCGAAGACAGCGGCAAGATGTACGTCGACGCGGTATGGGTCTGGCCAGCGCTCGGCCCGGTGCCGCGCGCCACGATGGAACGTGGCGCGATCCTGCCGCCGCCCGCCGCACCCGATGGCTTCCGCGGGAACAACTAG
- the mutM gene encoding bifunctional DNA-formamidopyrimidine glycosylase/DNA-(apurinic or apyrimidinic site) lyase has protein sequence MPELPEVETVVRGLRGPLVGRTITSFWNDWPRTIGAPDPDSFAARVVGQTVQSIDRRAKYIVCTLDHDLLIVHLKMTGRLYVARPDVAHEADRWVHVKLGLSDGNELRFSDSRKFGKVFLTGEFASITPGAAALGPEPLDGAFTADVFRARMKGRSTALKALLLDQSFVAGVGNIYADEALFRAKLHPLRRADTLTKAEAAALHATVQAVLREGIDYEGASVNWYRKPDGTTGEAHEHFYAYGRDGEPCLVCGTPLRKIRVAQRGTHYCPTCQPEKRPRKRRAAR, from the coding sequence ATGCCTGAACTGCCTGAAGTCGAGACGGTAGTACGCGGACTGCGCGGGCCGCTGGTCGGCCGGACAATCACATCGTTCTGGAACGACTGGCCGCGCACGATCGGCGCGCCCGACCCGGACTCGTTCGCGGCGCGCGTGGTCGGCCAGACCGTGCAGTCGATCGACCGCCGCGCCAAGTACATCGTATGCACGCTTGACCACGACCTGCTGATCGTCCACCTCAAGATGACCGGACGGCTGTATGTCGCGCGGCCGGATGTGGCGCACGAGGCCGACCGTTGGGTGCATGTCAAGTTGGGACTGAGCGACGGCAACGAGCTGCGCTTCAGCGACTCGCGCAAATTCGGCAAGGTGTTCCTGACCGGCGAGTTCGCCAGCATCACGCCCGGCGCGGCGGCATTGGGGCCGGAGCCGCTGGACGGTGCCTTTACGGCGGACGTATTCCGTGCGCGCATGAAGGGGCGCTCGACCGCGCTCAAGGCGCTGCTGCTCGATCAATCGTTCGTGGCGGGCGTGGGCAACATCTATGCGGACGAAGCGCTGTTCCGCGCCAAACTTCACCCGCTGCGCCGTGCCGACACGCTGACAAAAGCGGAGGCCGCGGCGCTGCACGCGACGGTGCAGGCGGTGCTGCGTGAAGGCATCGACTACGAGGGCGCGTCGGTCAACTGGTATCGCAAGCCGGACGGCACGACCGGCGAGGCGCACGAGCACTTCTACGCTTATGGGCGAGACGGCGAGCCGTGCCTTGTGTGCGGGACGCCGCTGCGCAAGATTCGCGTGGCGCAGCGCGGCACGCACTACTGCCCGACCTGTCAGCCCGAGAAACGCCCGCGCAAACGCCGCGCCGCGCGGTGA
- a CDS encoding histidine phosphatase family protein, giving the protein MIEMPPATRTFYLVRHGQTDWNAQFRWQGHTDIPLNDIGREQARLLAGALRDIPFDRAVSSDSIRAVETVKIALGGRPIEVETDPNLREFNAGVFEGLTWDEIRAQYPDAVTGMNTDWFGFVFPGGESRGQMAERAAGAVQRLLDDGRGTHILVGAHGMSVRGILHHHFPQVVAHPMDLQWIENTSVTIFRQVGAYLEMVQLADAAHLQAAAD; this is encoded by the coding sequence ATGATCGAAATGCCGCCCGCCACGCGTACGTTCTACCTTGTCCGCCACGGCCAAACCGACTGGAACGCCCAGTTCCGGTGGCAGGGCCACACCGACATCCCGTTGAACGACATCGGGCGCGAGCAGGCGCGGCTGTTGGCCGGCGCCCTGCGTGACATCCCGTTCGACCGTGCTGTGAGCAGCGACAGCATCCGGGCCGTTGAGACGGTCAAGATTGCGCTTGGCGGCAGGCCGATCGAGGTCGAGACCGATCCGAACCTGCGCGAATTCAACGCCGGCGTCTTCGAGGGACTGACGTGGGACGAAATTCGCGCGCAGTATCCCGACGCAGTGACCGGCATGAACACCGACTGGTTCGGCTTCGTGTTCCCGGGCGGAGAGTCGCGCGGGCAGATGGCAGAGCGCGCGGCGGGCGCCGTCCAGCGCCTGCTCGACGACGGCCGTGGGACGCACATTCTGGTCGGCGCGCACGGTATGAGCGTGCGTGGTATCCTGCATCACCACTTCCCGCAGGTCGTTGCACATCCGATGGACTTACAGTGGATCGAGAACACCAGCGTCACCATCTTCCGGCAGGTGGGCGCGTACCTCGAAATGGTGCAGCTTGCCGATGCGGCGCACCTCCAAGCCGCCGCGGATTAG
- a CDS encoding DUF1917 domain-containing protein, which translates to MPDDKKPQAPNLDLIQMVQRARMQHDADAVPSEVAAVYWIECKADVPTAAPTPRAGAWVIESDVTSVDAAWDTVKRATRAGQLGYKSKVSTASRKGERDSTNRVILVCTADRADSADCARVRDALEGLGLAPLRYE; encoded by the coding sequence ATGCCAGACGACAAGAAACCGCAAGCCCCCAACCTCGATCTGATCCAGATGGTGCAGCGGGCGCGCATGCAGCACGACGCCGACGCCGTACCGAGCGAGGTCGCGGCGGTGTATTGGATCGAATGTAAGGCGGACGTGCCGACTGCTGCACCCACGCCGCGCGCCGGCGCATGGGTCATCGAGAGCGACGTCACATCTGTCGACGCCGCGTGGGACACGGTGAAGCGTGCCACGCGCGCGGGACAACTCGGCTACAAGTCGAAGGTGTCGACGGCCTCGCGCAAGGGCGAGCGCGATTCGACCAACCGCGTGATCCTCGTGTGCACGGCCGACCGCGCCGACTCTGCCGACTGCGCCCGCGTGCGCGATGCCCTTGAAGGGCTGGGGCTGGCACCTCTCCGATACGAATGA